The proteins below come from a single Juglans regia cultivar Chandler chromosome 12, Walnut 2.0, whole genome shotgun sequence genomic window:
- the LOC108983521 gene encoding uncharacterized protein LOC108983521 isoform X1, producing the protein MNVENENLEPVTDLGLSVGYSDRCIQRQPKDEGESAGANAGSRIDMTFLGSNPLSELVWSPHKGLSLKCAVCGFTDKKGPLMWGAGSSNVAFSLPQSISGKRSATGKPIDEEVITPQAALYANDNVAGTNNSTRSSTRHAGIIPGCGSNNKDETGPVSDMEEMSSAVELSVLHIAQEDHRRKSEGQVNGRNADTLSIEIDETKPDVVVNEPFSADLIGGGRDLGSEQILGMNIALVSDVHPVDECKGSETSVKNLKSPGRRPLEKLEQTAENELRTPIGENARGAVTKMVESEFAHKLQNSFEHNKEVLVLQRNITFQSELSPANRNFHRNQRKGKEKALSDGDIKERSSKEGNDSHESVESCNSAGLFLTRKKRPSFEECLISGSKRVKKQIEKTPCSTSYIRQDSSFMNWITSMMKGFSKPILDETPSPALVIAPPDQGHQDPNDQNLLACNKNQDLGLKNIGFRSIFQSLYGPKVKGETTSLNAKNEIGESKEHELANKMCNINATPTAIRGDDDNKVKPFLRPNEKFDLPMSGNGAASATLPRVFPSKFSTFQKIGKTNSREDKNSCRVEFGREKNETSSTSTPCKDKIRSAENIASDPPSEGKSSNDFSYRNDPLGSLWITRFCSKTYRPLLNPDDCSQSISVGVECSNDCMRLLPCPWNHDDNNHKSLALKEHSAEDPMPALGNESQKRPADTEAVIGSKRMKCHNHQESAYKLNPILPSPKFRSTMEMSSIFARRLDALKHVMPSDVTDNANDATITCVFCGIEGHHLQECSEITENEIEDLLRNSNSYKAAKEFPCLCIRCFQLNHWAVACPSASSSGKHQTTGVASMAGPSKMLHKEGNRENLKLLTGWGRQFLAACDENDLGIPKHSRWKPKEVIAPVKTISNANLMKKHIAPSFGVNYSKEQKIMLVKRKLSDVPKGIFNTIKGLRLSRSDILKWMNSYMSLSHLDGFFLRVRLGKWERLQGTGYHVACITGKQRENSPQNAKNPVCVNVGGNKFLVGSQYISNHDFLEDELMTWWNATSTDGGKIPSEEDLTAKIKKKRILGL; encoded by the exons ATGAATGTGGAAAATGAGAACCTAGAACCAGTGACTGATTTAGGACTTTCTGTGGGTTATTCTGACCGGTGCATTCAGAGACAACCGAAAGATGAAGGGGAAAGTGCAGGTGCAAATGCAGGTTCAAGGATAGACATGACATTTTTGGGCTCCAACCCCCTGTCTGAATTAGTCTGGTCTCCACATAAAGGTTTGAGTCTCAAATGTGCTGTTTGTGGCTTCACCGATAAAAAGGGCCCTCTTATGTGGGGTGCAGGATCAAGTAATGTGGCCTTCTCGCTGCCTCAAAGCATATCTGGCAAGAGGTCTGCTACTGGCAAACCTATAGATGAGGAAGTCATTACACCACAAGCAGCATTATATGCAAACGATAATGTCGCTGGTACAAATAATTCAACCAGATCCTCTACACGTCATGCTGGCATAATCCCAGGATGTGGCTCGAACAATAAAGATGAGACTG GACCTGTTAGTGATATGGAAGAAATGAGCTCTGCAGTGGAATTATCTGTTCTACATATTGCTCAAGAGGATCACAGgagaaagagtgaag GCCAGGTAAATGGAAGGAATGCTGATACTTTATCTATTGAAATAGATGAAACTAAACCTGATGTGGTGGTGAATGAACCATTCTCTGCAGATCTTATTGGTGGAGGCAGAGATCTTGGAAGTGAACAAATACTTGGAATGAATATTGCTTTGGTCTCTGATGTTCATCCTGTGGATGAATGCAAAGGTTCTGAAACTTCAGTCAAGAATCTTAAGTCCCCAGGCAGAAGGCCTTTGGAAAAGCTTGAGCAAACTGCAGAGAATGAATTACGGACTCCAATTGGTGAAAATGCTCGTGGTGCAGTGACTAAGATGGTAGAATCAGAATTTGCTCACAAACTGCAAAACAGCTTTGAGCACAACAAAGAGGTACTGGTACTTCAGAGAAACATAACTTTTCAAAGTGAACTATCCCCAGCTAACAGAAATTTCCATAGAAatcaaaggaaaggaaaggaaaaggctCTATCTGATGGAGATATTAAGGAAAGATCATCGAAAGAGGGAAATGACAGCCACGAGAGTGTTGAAAGCTGCAACAGTGCTGGGTTGTTTTTAACACGCAAGAAGAGGCCAAGCTTTGAAGAATGCTTGATTTCTGGAAGTAAAAGAGTGAAGAAGCAAATTGAAAAGACACCCTGTTCAACATCCTATATAAGACAAGATAGCTCATTTATGAACTGGATAACAAGCATGATGAAGGGCTTCTCAAAACCGATTCTAGATGAGACACCTTCTCCTGCTCTTGTAATTGCACCTCCTGATCAAGGACATCAGGACCCTAATGATCAGAATCTTCTCGCATGCAACAAGAATCAAGATCTaggattaaaaaatattggctTCCGATCAATTTTTCAGTCCTTATATGGGCCAAAGGTGAAAGGAGAAACAACATCATTGAATGCCAAAAATGAAATTGGAGAATCTAAGGAACATGAGCTGGCTAACAAGATGTGTAACATTAATGCTACGCCAACAGCCATTCGTGGGGATGATGATAACAAAGTCAAACCATTTCTGCGGCCAAATGAGAAGTTTGACTTACCAATGTCTGGAAATGGAGCAGCTTCAGCAACCCTGCCTAGGGTTTTTCCTTCAAAATTCTCTACCTTTCAGAAAATTGGAAAGACTAACTCCAGGGAGGATAAAAATTCATGCAGAGTGGAATTTGgtagggaaaaaaatgaaacaagcTCCACTTCCACTCCGTGTAAAGATAAGATTAGGAGTGCAGAGAACATTGCTTCTGACCCACCATCCGAAGGGAAGTCATCTAATGATTTTAGCTACAGAAATGATCCTTTGGGAAGCTTGTGGATAACTCGGTTTTGTTCAAAAACTTATCGGCCCTTATTAAACCCAGATGATTGTAGCCAGAGTATTAGTGTGGGTGTTGAGTGCTCCAATGATTGCATGAGGCTTCTTCCTTGTCCTTGGAATCATGATGACAACAACCACAAAAGTTTGGCATTGAAGGAGCACTCAGCTGAGGATCCAATGCCTGCTTTGGGTAATGAATCACAGAAACGTCCTGCTGATACTGAGGCTGTCATTGGTTCTAAAAGGATGAAATGCCATAATCATCAGGAGTCTGCATACAAACTGAACCCTATATTGCCTTCCCCAAAATTTAGAAGTACAATGGAAATGTCTTCAATCTTTGCAAGAAGATTGGATGCCCTCAAGCATGTCATGCCATCAGATGTAACAGATAATGCAAATGATGCGACAATAACCTGCGTCTTTTGCGGCATAGAAGGCCACCATTTACAAGAGTGTTCTGAGATAACAGAAAATGAGATTGAAGATCTTCTAAGGAATTCCAATTCATATAAGGCAGCAAAAGAATTTCCTTGTCTGTGCATTAGATGTTTCCAGCTCAATCATTGGGCTGTTGCATGTCCTAGTGCTTCCTCAAGCGGGAAACATCAAACAACAGGTGTTGCTTCTATGGCTGGTCCTAGCAAAATGCTGCATAAGGAAGGCAATAGAGAAAATTTGAAGCTGCTGACTGGTTGGGGGAGACAATTTCTAGCTGCTTGTGATGAGAATGATCTTGGAATACCAAAGCATAGTAGATGGAAGCCAAAGGAAGTGATAGCCCCTGTAAAAACCATATCTAATGCAAACCTAATGAAGAAACACATTGCTCCAAGTTTTGGGGTAAACTATTCAAAAGAGCAGAAGATCATGCTAGTCAAAAGGAAACTTTCAGATGTACCCAAAGGAATCTTCAACACCATAAAAGGCCTTCGTTTGTCACGCTCAGATATCCTAAA ATGGATGAATTCCTATATGTCATTGTCACATCTTGACGGTTTTTTCTTGCGGGTGCGGCTTGGGAAGTGGGAAAGACTGCAGGGAACTGGATATCATGTGGCCTGCATTACTG GGAAGCAAAGAGAGAATTCAccacagaatgccaaaaatccTGTGTGTGTAAACGTAGGTGGAAACAAATTCTTAGTAGGGAGTCAATACATCTCCAATCATGATTTCCTTGAG GATGAGCTTATGACATGGTGGAATGCAACCTCTACGGACGGTGGCAAGATCCCATCTGAAGAAGATTTAACTGCAAAaatcaagaagaaaagaatCTTAGGCTTATAG
- the LOC108983521 gene encoding uncharacterized protein LOC108983521 isoform X3, which yields MNVENENLEPVTDLGLSVGYSDRCIQRQPKDEGESAGANAGSRIDMTFLGSNPLSELVWSPHKGLSLKCAVCGFTDKKGPLMWGAGSSNVAFSLPQSISGKRSATGKPIDEEVITPQAALYANDNVAGTNNSTRSSTRHAGIIPGCGSNNKDETGPVSDMEEMSSAVELSVLHIAQEDHRRKSEDLIGGGRDLGSEQILGMNIALVSDVHPVDECKGSETSVKNLKSPGRRPLEKLEQTAENELRTPIGENARGAVTKMVESEFAHKLQNSFEHNKEVLVLQRNITFQSELSPANRNFHRNQRKGKEKALSDGDIKERSSKEGNDSHESVESCNSAGLFLTRKKRPSFEECLISGSKRVKKQIEKTPCSTSYIRQDSSFMNWITSMMKGFSKPILDETPSPALVIAPPDQGHQDPNDQNLLACNKNQDLGLKNIGFRSIFQSLYGPKVKGETTSLNAKNEIGESKEHELANKMCNINATPTAIRGDDDNKVKPFLRPNEKFDLPMSGNGAASATLPRVFPSKFSTFQKIGKTNSREDKNSCRVEFGREKNETSSTSTPCKDKIRSAENIASDPPSEGKSSNDFSYRNDPLGSLWITRFCSKTYRPLLNPDDCSQSISVGVECSNDCMRLLPCPWNHDDNNHKSLALKEHSAEDPMPALGNESQKRPADTEAVIGSKRMKCHNHQESAYKLNPILPSPKFRSTMEMSSIFARRLDALKHVMPSDVTDNANDATITCVFCGIEGHHLQECSEITENEIEDLLRNSNSYKAAKEFPCLCIRCFQLNHWAVACPSASSSGKHQTTGVASMAGPSKMLHKEGNRENLKLLTGWGRQFLAACDENDLGIPKHSRWKPKEVIAPVKTISNANLMKKHIAPSFGVNYSKEQKIMLVKRKLSDVPKGIFNTIKGLRLSRSDILKWMNSYMSLSHLDGFFLRVRLGKWERLQGTGYHVACITGKQRENSPQNAKNPVCVNVGGNKFLVGSQYISNHDFLEDELMTWWNATSTDGGKIPSEEDLTAKIKKKRILGL from the exons ATGAATGTGGAAAATGAGAACCTAGAACCAGTGACTGATTTAGGACTTTCTGTGGGTTATTCTGACCGGTGCATTCAGAGACAACCGAAAGATGAAGGGGAAAGTGCAGGTGCAAATGCAGGTTCAAGGATAGACATGACATTTTTGGGCTCCAACCCCCTGTCTGAATTAGTCTGGTCTCCACATAAAGGTTTGAGTCTCAAATGTGCTGTTTGTGGCTTCACCGATAAAAAGGGCCCTCTTATGTGGGGTGCAGGATCAAGTAATGTGGCCTTCTCGCTGCCTCAAAGCATATCTGGCAAGAGGTCTGCTACTGGCAAACCTATAGATGAGGAAGTCATTACACCACAAGCAGCATTATATGCAAACGATAATGTCGCTGGTACAAATAATTCAACCAGATCCTCTACACGTCATGCTGGCATAATCCCAGGATGTGGCTCGAACAATAAAGATGAGACTG GACCTGTTAGTGATATGGAAGAAATGAGCTCTGCAGTGGAATTATCTGTTCTACATATTGCTCAAGAGGATCACAGgagaaagagtgaag ATCTTATTGGTGGAGGCAGAGATCTTGGAAGTGAACAAATACTTGGAATGAATATTGCTTTGGTCTCTGATGTTCATCCTGTGGATGAATGCAAAGGTTCTGAAACTTCAGTCAAGAATCTTAAGTCCCCAGGCAGAAGGCCTTTGGAAAAGCTTGAGCAAACTGCAGAGAATGAATTACGGACTCCAATTGGTGAAAATGCTCGTGGTGCAGTGACTAAGATGGTAGAATCAGAATTTGCTCACAAACTGCAAAACAGCTTTGAGCACAACAAAGAGGTACTGGTACTTCAGAGAAACATAACTTTTCAAAGTGAACTATCCCCAGCTAACAGAAATTTCCATAGAAatcaaaggaaaggaaaggaaaaggctCTATCTGATGGAGATATTAAGGAAAGATCATCGAAAGAGGGAAATGACAGCCACGAGAGTGTTGAAAGCTGCAACAGTGCTGGGTTGTTTTTAACACGCAAGAAGAGGCCAAGCTTTGAAGAATGCTTGATTTCTGGAAGTAAAAGAGTGAAGAAGCAAATTGAAAAGACACCCTGTTCAACATCCTATATAAGACAAGATAGCTCATTTATGAACTGGATAACAAGCATGATGAAGGGCTTCTCAAAACCGATTCTAGATGAGACACCTTCTCCTGCTCTTGTAATTGCACCTCCTGATCAAGGACATCAGGACCCTAATGATCAGAATCTTCTCGCATGCAACAAGAATCAAGATCTaggattaaaaaatattggctTCCGATCAATTTTTCAGTCCTTATATGGGCCAAAGGTGAAAGGAGAAACAACATCATTGAATGCCAAAAATGAAATTGGAGAATCTAAGGAACATGAGCTGGCTAACAAGATGTGTAACATTAATGCTACGCCAACAGCCATTCGTGGGGATGATGATAACAAAGTCAAACCATTTCTGCGGCCAAATGAGAAGTTTGACTTACCAATGTCTGGAAATGGAGCAGCTTCAGCAACCCTGCCTAGGGTTTTTCCTTCAAAATTCTCTACCTTTCAGAAAATTGGAAAGACTAACTCCAGGGAGGATAAAAATTCATGCAGAGTGGAATTTGgtagggaaaaaaatgaaacaagcTCCACTTCCACTCCGTGTAAAGATAAGATTAGGAGTGCAGAGAACATTGCTTCTGACCCACCATCCGAAGGGAAGTCATCTAATGATTTTAGCTACAGAAATGATCCTTTGGGAAGCTTGTGGATAACTCGGTTTTGTTCAAAAACTTATCGGCCCTTATTAAACCCAGATGATTGTAGCCAGAGTATTAGTGTGGGTGTTGAGTGCTCCAATGATTGCATGAGGCTTCTTCCTTGTCCTTGGAATCATGATGACAACAACCACAAAAGTTTGGCATTGAAGGAGCACTCAGCTGAGGATCCAATGCCTGCTTTGGGTAATGAATCACAGAAACGTCCTGCTGATACTGAGGCTGTCATTGGTTCTAAAAGGATGAAATGCCATAATCATCAGGAGTCTGCATACAAACTGAACCCTATATTGCCTTCCCCAAAATTTAGAAGTACAATGGAAATGTCTTCAATCTTTGCAAGAAGATTGGATGCCCTCAAGCATGTCATGCCATCAGATGTAACAGATAATGCAAATGATGCGACAATAACCTGCGTCTTTTGCGGCATAGAAGGCCACCATTTACAAGAGTGTTCTGAGATAACAGAAAATGAGATTGAAGATCTTCTAAGGAATTCCAATTCATATAAGGCAGCAAAAGAATTTCCTTGTCTGTGCATTAGATGTTTCCAGCTCAATCATTGGGCTGTTGCATGTCCTAGTGCTTCCTCAAGCGGGAAACATCAAACAACAGGTGTTGCTTCTATGGCTGGTCCTAGCAAAATGCTGCATAAGGAAGGCAATAGAGAAAATTTGAAGCTGCTGACTGGTTGGGGGAGACAATTTCTAGCTGCTTGTGATGAGAATGATCTTGGAATACCAAAGCATAGTAGATGGAAGCCAAAGGAAGTGATAGCCCCTGTAAAAACCATATCTAATGCAAACCTAATGAAGAAACACATTGCTCCAAGTTTTGGGGTAAACTATTCAAAAGAGCAGAAGATCATGCTAGTCAAAAGGAAACTTTCAGATGTACCCAAAGGAATCTTCAACACCATAAAAGGCCTTCGTTTGTCACGCTCAGATATCCTAAA ATGGATGAATTCCTATATGTCATTGTCACATCTTGACGGTTTTTTCTTGCGGGTGCGGCTTGGGAAGTGGGAAAGACTGCAGGGAACTGGATATCATGTGGCCTGCATTACTG GGAAGCAAAGAGAGAATTCAccacagaatgccaaaaatccTGTGTGTGTAAACGTAGGTGGAAACAAATTCTTAGTAGGGAGTCAATACATCTCCAATCATGATTTCCTTGAG GATGAGCTTATGACATGGTGGAATGCAACCTCTACGGACGGTGGCAAGATCCCATCTGAAGAAGATTTAACTGCAAAaatcaagaagaaaagaatCTTAGGCTTATAG
- the LOC108983521 gene encoding uncharacterized protein LOC108983521 isoform X2 → MNVENENLEPVTDLGLSVGYSDRCIQRQPKDEGESAGANAGSRIDMTFLGSNPLSELVWSPHKGLSLKCAVCGFTDKKGPLMWGAGSSNVAFSLPQSISGKRSATGKPIDEEVITPQAALYANDNVAGTNNSTRSSTRHAGIIPGCGSNNKDETGPVSDMEEMSSAVELSVLHIAQEDHRRKSEGQVNGRNADTLSIEIDETKPDVVVNEPFSADLIGGGRDLGSEQILGMNIALVSDVHPVDECKGSETSVKNLKSPGRRPLEKLEQTAENELRTPIGENARGAVTKMVESEFAHKLQNSFEHNKEVLVLQRNITFQSELSPANRNFHRNQRKGKEKALSDGDIKERSSKEGNDSHESVESCNSAGLFLTRKKRPSFEECLISGSKRVKKQIEKTPCSTSYIRQDSSFMNWITSMMKGFSKPILDETPSPALVIAPPDQGHQDPNDQNLLACNKNQDLGLKNIGFRSIFQSLYGPKVKGETTSLNAKNEIGESKEHELANKMCNINATPTAIRGDDDNKVKPFLRPNEKFDLPMSGNGAASATLPRVFPSKFSTFQKIGKTNSREDKNSCRVEFGREKNETSSTSTPCKDKIRSAENIASDPPSEGKSSNDFSYRNDPLGSLWITRFCSKTYRPLLNPDDCSQSISVGVECSNDCMRLLPCPWNHDDNNHKSLALKEHSAEDPMPALGNESQKRPADTEAVIGSKRMKCHNHQESAYKLNPILPSPKFRSTMEMSSIFARRLDALKHVMPSDVTDNANDATITCVFCGIEGHHLQECSEITENEIEDLLRNSNSYKAAKEFPCLCIRCFQLNHWAVACPSASSSGKHQTTGVASMAGPSKMLHKEGNRENLKLLTGWGRQFLAACDENDLGIPKHSRWKPKEVIAPVKTISNANLMKKHIAPSFGVNYSKEQKIMLVKRKLSDVPKGIFNTIKGLRLSRSDILKWMNSYMSLSHLDGFFLRVRLGKWERLQGTGYHVACITGKQRENSPQNAKNPVCVNVGGNKFLVGSQYISNHDFLEGWHILTV, encoded by the exons ATGAATGTGGAAAATGAGAACCTAGAACCAGTGACTGATTTAGGACTTTCTGTGGGTTATTCTGACCGGTGCATTCAGAGACAACCGAAAGATGAAGGGGAAAGTGCAGGTGCAAATGCAGGTTCAAGGATAGACATGACATTTTTGGGCTCCAACCCCCTGTCTGAATTAGTCTGGTCTCCACATAAAGGTTTGAGTCTCAAATGTGCTGTTTGTGGCTTCACCGATAAAAAGGGCCCTCTTATGTGGGGTGCAGGATCAAGTAATGTGGCCTTCTCGCTGCCTCAAAGCATATCTGGCAAGAGGTCTGCTACTGGCAAACCTATAGATGAGGAAGTCATTACACCACAAGCAGCATTATATGCAAACGATAATGTCGCTGGTACAAATAATTCAACCAGATCCTCTACACGTCATGCTGGCATAATCCCAGGATGTGGCTCGAACAATAAAGATGAGACTG GACCTGTTAGTGATATGGAAGAAATGAGCTCTGCAGTGGAATTATCTGTTCTACATATTGCTCAAGAGGATCACAGgagaaagagtgaag GCCAGGTAAATGGAAGGAATGCTGATACTTTATCTATTGAAATAGATGAAACTAAACCTGATGTGGTGGTGAATGAACCATTCTCTGCAGATCTTATTGGTGGAGGCAGAGATCTTGGAAGTGAACAAATACTTGGAATGAATATTGCTTTGGTCTCTGATGTTCATCCTGTGGATGAATGCAAAGGTTCTGAAACTTCAGTCAAGAATCTTAAGTCCCCAGGCAGAAGGCCTTTGGAAAAGCTTGAGCAAACTGCAGAGAATGAATTACGGACTCCAATTGGTGAAAATGCTCGTGGTGCAGTGACTAAGATGGTAGAATCAGAATTTGCTCACAAACTGCAAAACAGCTTTGAGCACAACAAAGAGGTACTGGTACTTCAGAGAAACATAACTTTTCAAAGTGAACTATCCCCAGCTAACAGAAATTTCCATAGAAatcaaaggaaaggaaaggaaaaggctCTATCTGATGGAGATATTAAGGAAAGATCATCGAAAGAGGGAAATGACAGCCACGAGAGTGTTGAAAGCTGCAACAGTGCTGGGTTGTTTTTAACACGCAAGAAGAGGCCAAGCTTTGAAGAATGCTTGATTTCTGGAAGTAAAAGAGTGAAGAAGCAAATTGAAAAGACACCCTGTTCAACATCCTATATAAGACAAGATAGCTCATTTATGAACTGGATAACAAGCATGATGAAGGGCTTCTCAAAACCGATTCTAGATGAGACACCTTCTCCTGCTCTTGTAATTGCACCTCCTGATCAAGGACATCAGGACCCTAATGATCAGAATCTTCTCGCATGCAACAAGAATCAAGATCTaggattaaaaaatattggctTCCGATCAATTTTTCAGTCCTTATATGGGCCAAAGGTGAAAGGAGAAACAACATCATTGAATGCCAAAAATGAAATTGGAGAATCTAAGGAACATGAGCTGGCTAACAAGATGTGTAACATTAATGCTACGCCAACAGCCATTCGTGGGGATGATGATAACAAAGTCAAACCATTTCTGCGGCCAAATGAGAAGTTTGACTTACCAATGTCTGGAAATGGAGCAGCTTCAGCAACCCTGCCTAGGGTTTTTCCTTCAAAATTCTCTACCTTTCAGAAAATTGGAAAGACTAACTCCAGGGAGGATAAAAATTCATGCAGAGTGGAATTTGgtagggaaaaaaatgaaacaagcTCCACTTCCACTCCGTGTAAAGATAAGATTAGGAGTGCAGAGAACATTGCTTCTGACCCACCATCCGAAGGGAAGTCATCTAATGATTTTAGCTACAGAAATGATCCTTTGGGAAGCTTGTGGATAACTCGGTTTTGTTCAAAAACTTATCGGCCCTTATTAAACCCAGATGATTGTAGCCAGAGTATTAGTGTGGGTGTTGAGTGCTCCAATGATTGCATGAGGCTTCTTCCTTGTCCTTGGAATCATGATGACAACAACCACAAAAGTTTGGCATTGAAGGAGCACTCAGCTGAGGATCCAATGCCTGCTTTGGGTAATGAATCACAGAAACGTCCTGCTGATACTGAGGCTGTCATTGGTTCTAAAAGGATGAAATGCCATAATCATCAGGAGTCTGCATACAAACTGAACCCTATATTGCCTTCCCCAAAATTTAGAAGTACAATGGAAATGTCTTCAATCTTTGCAAGAAGATTGGATGCCCTCAAGCATGTCATGCCATCAGATGTAACAGATAATGCAAATGATGCGACAATAACCTGCGTCTTTTGCGGCATAGAAGGCCACCATTTACAAGAGTGTTCTGAGATAACAGAAAATGAGATTGAAGATCTTCTAAGGAATTCCAATTCATATAAGGCAGCAAAAGAATTTCCTTGTCTGTGCATTAGATGTTTCCAGCTCAATCATTGGGCTGTTGCATGTCCTAGTGCTTCCTCAAGCGGGAAACATCAAACAACAGGTGTTGCTTCTATGGCTGGTCCTAGCAAAATGCTGCATAAGGAAGGCAATAGAGAAAATTTGAAGCTGCTGACTGGTTGGGGGAGACAATTTCTAGCTGCTTGTGATGAGAATGATCTTGGAATACCAAAGCATAGTAGATGGAAGCCAAAGGAAGTGATAGCCCCTGTAAAAACCATATCTAATGCAAACCTAATGAAGAAACACATTGCTCCAAGTTTTGGGGTAAACTATTCAAAAGAGCAGAAGATCATGCTAGTCAAAAGGAAACTTTCAGATGTACCCAAAGGAATCTTCAACACCATAAAAGGCCTTCGTTTGTCACGCTCAGATATCCTAAA ATGGATGAATTCCTATATGTCATTGTCACATCTTGACGGTTTTTTCTTGCGGGTGCGGCTTGGGAAGTGGGAAAGACTGCAGGGAACTGGATATCATGTGGCCTGCATTACTG GGAAGCAAAGAGAGAATTCAccacagaatgccaaaaatccTGTGTGTGTAAACGTAGGTGGAAACAAATTCTTAGTAGGGAGTCAATACATCTCCAATCATGATTTCCTTGAG GGTTGGCATATTCTAACAGTATAA